In Pseudoduganella albidiflava, a single window of DNA contains:
- a CDS encoding pyridoxal phosphate-dependent decarboxylase family protein, translating into MAEHKTSLDPDDWSALREQGHRMLDDMFDYLEHLRERPVWQPAPAEVRATFQAPLPRAGSDLAGLHRTFMDDVLPYAVGNAHPGFFGWVHGGGTPVGMLAEMLAAGLNANVGGRDQVPVEVERQVARWMAELFRFPAGASGIFVTGTSMANMIAVLVARRRMLGLEVRDAGLASMGQGLVAYTSAAAHDCIAQAMDLTGIGRAALRLVPLDDAYRMDTAALEQAIAADVRAGLRPFFVAATAGTVDTAAIDPLARVAAIARANGLWFHVDGAFGAMAMLSAELAPLLDGIEQADSIAFDFHKWAQVPYDAGFVLVRDGELHRDTFSAAPRYLKREPRGMAGGSPWPCDFGPDLSRSFRALKTWFTLQAHGADRMGAAIAGTCALARYLAGEVRQRPAFELLAPVSLNIVCFRYKVTGMVTGMADGLDADDFNAALVADLQEAGIAAPSLTTLRGKVAIRVAIVNHRSERRDIDAMLKGLEELAVQRLEAAR; encoded by the coding sequence ATGGCCGAGCACAAGACTTCCCTCGATCCCGACGACTGGTCGGCGCTGCGCGAGCAGGGCCACCGCATGCTCGACGATATGTTCGACTACCTGGAACACCTGCGCGAGCGGCCCGTGTGGCAGCCGGCGCCCGCCGAGGTGCGCGCGACATTCCAGGCGCCGCTGCCGCGCGCCGGCAGCGACCTCGCCGGCCTCCATCGCACCTTCATGGACGACGTGCTGCCCTACGCGGTCGGCAATGCGCACCCCGGCTTCTTCGGCTGGGTGCACGGCGGCGGCACGCCGGTCGGCATGCTGGCCGAGATGCTGGCGGCGGGGCTGAACGCGAACGTCGGCGGTCGCGACCAGGTTCCCGTCGAAGTCGAGCGCCAGGTGGCGCGCTGGATGGCGGAGCTGTTCCGCTTCCCGGCCGGTGCCAGCGGCATTTTCGTCACCGGCACATCGATGGCCAACATGATCGCCGTCCTGGTGGCGCGCCGCCGCATGCTGGGGCTAGAAGTCCGCGACGCCGGCCTTGCCAGCATGGGACAGGGCCTGGTCGCCTACACGTCGGCGGCGGCGCACGACTGCATCGCCCAGGCGATGGACCTGACCGGCATCGGCCGCGCCGCGCTGCGCCTGGTGCCGCTCGACGACGCCTACCGCATGGACACCGCGGCGCTGGAACAGGCCATCGCCGCCGACGTGCGGGCCGGCCTGCGGCCCTTCTTCGTGGCGGCCACCGCCGGCACCGTGGACACCGCCGCGATCGACCCGCTGGCGCGCGTGGCGGCGATCGCCCGCGCCAACGGCCTGTGGTTCCATGTCGACGGCGCCTTCGGCGCGATGGCGATGCTGTCGGCGGAACTGGCCCCACTGCTCGACGGCATCGAGCAGGCCGACTCGATCGCCTTCGATTTCCACAAGTGGGCGCAGGTGCCGTACGACGCGGGCTTCGTGCTGGTGCGCGACGGCGAGCTGCACCGCGACACCTTCTCCGCGGCGCCCCGCTACCTGAAACGCGAACCGCGCGGCATGGCCGGCGGGTCGCCGTGGCCGTGCGATTTCGGGCCGGACCTGTCCCGCTCCTTCCGCGCGCTGAAGACCTGGTTCACGCTGCAGGCCCATGGCGCCGACCGGATGGGCGCGGCGATCGCCGGCACCTGCGCGCTGGCCCGTTACCTGGCCGGCGAGGTGCGCCAGCGCCCCGCCTTCGAGCTGCTGGCGCCGGTGTCGCTGAACATCGTGTGCTTCCGCTATAAGGTGACCGGCATGGTGACCGGCATGGCGGACGGCCTGGATGCCGACGATTTCAATGCCGCGCTGGTGGCCGACTTGCAGGAAGCGGGCATCGCCGCGCCGTCGCTGACGACGCTGCGGGGCAAGGTGGCGATCCGCGTGGCGATCGTCAACCATCGCAGCGAGCGGCGCGATATCGATGCGATGCTGAAGGGGCTCGAGGAGCTGGCGGTGCAGCGGCTTGAGGCGGCGCGGTAG